The Candidatus Planktophila sp. genome window below encodes:
- a CDS encoding tripartite tricarboxylate transporter substrate-binding protein: MKKVARIGTAVAVAAMLVSSVGLSQAAIKPAYKAMVGDDCTAAAAKIGKVAKGRGVDGTDLTCLVVPNGSYKGQTKWWYKDVKALKNIDWTVPANPGGYSLTSSAISDALKAEELLGDYTSSFKPGAGGSVGLAAFQEIKGKPEAALVVGIALTGGMYSNKSTLNLLSSTPIAKVLREYDAIVVPASSKYRTLNQLMDDLKAKPNGVAIAGGSKGGIDHQVIGLLAQTAGIDPTKLNYVVFSGGPEVVTSLLSNSTQVGISGSAEFAAFVASGKLRVLGVSSAKKLSGFKGKTFVSQGYDLVYGNWRGIMAPADLSKADYLNFIKVIDIMHVSPSWKAQLVKNNWDNEFAAGMDFKSFLEKHIPEINGVMKGLGI; encoded by the coding sequence ATGAAAAAAGTAGCACGCATCGGAACGGCCGTGGCAGTCGCCGCAATGCTCGTAAGCAGCGTAGGCCTGTCTCAGGCCGCGATCAAGCCAGCTTATAAAGCAATGGTTGGGGATGACTGCACTGCGGCAGCTGCCAAAATTGGCAAAGTTGCAAAGGGCCGTGGAGTAGATGGCACCGATCTAACATGTTTAGTAGTGCCAAATGGTTCTTATAAGGGCCAGACAAAATGGTGGTACAAAGATGTTAAAGCGCTTAAGAATATTGATTGGACCGTTCCCGCTAACCCTGGTGGATACTCCCTAACGAGTAGTGCAATAAGCGATGCGCTCAAAGCCGAGGAGTTACTTGGTGATTACACATCTTCATTTAAGCCAGGCGCAGGTGGTTCTGTTGGACTTGCGGCTTTCCAAGAGATCAAAGGTAAGCCTGAGGCGGCCTTAGTTGTTGGAATCGCATTAACAGGTGGCATGTATTCAAATAAATCCACACTCAATCTTCTGAGCTCAACTCCAATTGCCAAAGTTTTGCGTGAATACGATGCAATTGTTGTTCCCGCTTCATCTAAGTACCGCACACTTAATCAGTTAATGGATGACTTAAAAGCAAAGCCAAATGGTGTAGCAATTGCTGGTGGAAGCAAAGGCGGAATTGATCACCAGGTAATCGGTCTCCTTGCTCAAACAGCAGGAATCGATCCAACTAAATTGAATTACGTAGTTTTCTCAGGTGGACCTGAAGTTGTAACTTCTCTTTTGAGTAACTCTACTCAAGTTGGTATTTCAGGCTCTGCAGAGTTTGCAGCATTTGTTGCATCTGGAAAACTCCGTGTTCTTGGAGTTTCATCGGCTAAGAAGTTATCTGGATTCAAGGGAAAAACCTTTGTTTCGCAAGGATATGACTTGGTTTACGGAAACTGGCGCGGAATCATGGCTCCGGCTGATCTCTCAAAGGCCGATTATCTAAACTTTATTAAGGTAATCGACATCATGCATGTCTCTCCATCATGGAAGGCGCAGTTAGTAAAGAACAACTGGGATAACGAATTCGCAGCGGGAATGGACTTTAAGTCATTCCTTGAAAAGCACATCCCAGAAATCAATGGAGTAATGAAGGGTCTTGGAATCTAA
- the map gene encoding type I methionyl aminopeptidase: MAIQIKTLDELKIMRRAGLVVAQIHQAIRDAIKGGMTTDALDVIAAAVIKRAGATSNFLNYHGFPATICVSINDEIVHGIPGPRIINEGDVVSIDCGAIVDGWHGDAAFSIGIGSVDPADQKLMDVCEESMWCGIAAGKNGAKLTDIGYAIEQYTNSQGKYGILREYGGHGIGTEMHQEPHILNFGKAGQGPEIAPGLVLAIEPMITRGSGRTKVLSDDWTVVSVDKSRGAHFEHTYAICPDGKPFVLTAIDGGLSQLNRFGVEISDLL, translated from the coding sequence GTGGCGATCCAAATAAAAACACTAGATGAATTAAAAATAATGCGTCGTGCCGGTTTGGTTGTTGCCCAAATACATCAGGCAATAAGGGACGCGATTAAAGGTGGAATGACGACCGATGCACTTGATGTAATTGCAGCGGCAGTTATCAAACGCGCCGGTGCAACATCAAACTTCTTGAATTACCATGGATTTCCCGCCACAATCTGCGTGTCAATCAATGATGAGATTGTTCATGGAATTCCTGGTCCTCGGATTATTAATGAGGGTGATGTTGTCTCAATAGATTGTGGTGCAATTGTCGATGGATGGCATGGGGATGCAGCTTTTTCTATCGGTATAGGTAGCGTAGATCCAGCCGATCAAAAGCTCATGGATGTTTGCGAAGAATCCATGTGGTGTGGAATCGCCGCTGGCAAAAACGGTGCCAAGTTAACTGACATTGGTTATGCGATCGAGCAGTACACGAATTCGCAAGGTAAGTATGGAATCCTGAGAGAATATGGTGGGCATGGAATCGGTACAGAGATGCATCAAGAACCCCATATTTTAAATTTTGGCAAGGCCGGCCAAGGTCCTGAGATTGCCCCTGGGCTTGTCTTAGCAATAGAGCCAATGATTACACGTGGATCGGGGCGCACAAAGGTATTGAGCGATGATTGGACAGTTGTATCGGTAGATAAATCACGAGGCGCGCATTTCGAACACACCTACGCAATATGCCCAGATGGTAAGCCATTTGTATTGACCGCTATCGACGGTGGACTATCTCAACTCAATCGCTTTGGTGTGGAAATCTCAGATTTACTATAA
- a CDS encoding adenylate kinase encodes MRLVLVGPPGAGKGTQAQFLAAHYSIPHIATGDIFRSNLKAGTPLGIEAKSFMDRGELVPDSVTNEMVKARLLEEDLANGFLLDGFPRNVLQAEVLRANLAEKLTPLTAVLELSIDNDEIIARLSSRRTCKDCGLPTVNNDICPNCGGDVYQREDDKVEVISRRLEVYQEQTSPIISFYRNEGLLITVSASGTVEEITERAISALNRVS; translated from the coding sequence ATGCGCCTTGTCCTGGTAGGTCCACCAGGCGCTGGTAAGGGAACACAGGCACAATTCCTAGCGGCGCACTATTCAATTCCGCATATCGCAACGGGTGATATTTTTCGGAGCAATTTGAAAGCTGGAACTCCATTGGGGATTGAAGCAAAGAGTTTCATGGATCGCGGCGAATTAGTACCAGATTCAGTTACCAATGAGATGGTTAAGGCTCGCTTGCTTGAGGAGGATCTTGCAAATGGTTTTCTCTTAGATGGCTTTCCACGAAATGTTTTGCAGGCCGAAGTTTTGCGAGCAAATTTAGCGGAAAAATTGACTCCACTAACGGCAGTCCTTGAACTATCTATCGACAATGATGAAATAATCGCTCGTTTATCAAGTCGTAGAACATGTAAAGACTGTGGATTACCCACTGTAAATAATGACATATGCCCAAACTGTGGCGGAGATGTCTATCAGCGCGAAGATGACAAAGTAGAGGTTATTTCTCGCCGTCTTGAGGTCTATCAAGAACAGACTTCGCCGATCATTTCCTTCTATCGCAACGAGGGTTTGCTCATTACAGTCAGTGCAAGCGGTACCGTAGAAGAGATAACTGAGCGTGCAATCTCGGCTCTGAACCGTGTTTCGTAA
- the secY gene encoding preprotein translocase subunit SecY, with protein sequence MLSAFAMAFRTPDLRRKIFFTLSIMALFRFGSVVPTPGVSYSNVQQCLATVESGGLFGLINLFSGGALLQLSVFALGIMPYITSSIIIQLLTVVIPRFETLKNEGQSGTAKLTQYTRYLTIGLAILQSTGLIAVARTPGRLISGCDLAIIPDTSWSRIVTMIFVMTAGTSVIMWLGELITDRGVGNGMSILIFTSIAAGFPSQLWSIKLQKGLFAFSFVMAVGVLVVAAVVFVEQAQRRIPVQYAKRMVGRQSYGGTSTYIPIKVNQAGVIPVIFASSLLYIPSLIVNFTNSQSAWAIWISRNFVNGDNIIYVLTYAGLIIFFTYFYVAITFNPDEVADNMKKYGGFIPGIRAGRPTSEYLQYVLSRITAPGSLYLALVAVIPIGALVLFGATQNFPFGGTAILIVVGVGLDTAKQIESQLQQRSYEGFLK encoded by the coding sequence ATGCTTTCAGCATTCGCAATGGCCTTTAGGACACCTGACCTACGTAGGAAGATCTTCTTCACCCTCTCCATCATGGCGCTATTCCGCTTTGGCTCAGTTGTTCCAACTCCAGGCGTGTCATACTCAAACGTTCAGCAGTGCTTGGCCACTGTTGAATCAGGTGGTCTCTTCGGCCTAATAAATTTATTTAGCGGTGGAGCACTTCTCCAGCTTTCGGTTTTTGCACTTGGCATCATGCCTTACATCACTAGCTCAATTATTATTCAATTACTTACCGTAGTTATTCCTCGTTTCGAAACACTTAAAAATGAGGGTCAGTCAGGAACTGCAAAGTTAACCCAGTACACGCGCTACTTAACAATCGGTCTTGCGATTTTGCAGTCCACTGGACTAATTGCGGTTGCGCGAACACCAGGCCGTTTGATTTCAGGCTGCGATTTGGCCATCATTCCAGATACTTCATGGTCGCGAATTGTCACAATGATCTTTGTAATGACCGCCGGAACTTCCGTCATCATGTGGCTAGGTGAGCTCATCACAGATCGAGGTGTTGGTAACGGTATGTCAATCTTGATTTTCACATCTATTGCGGCAGGTTTTCCAAGTCAACTGTGGTCCATCAAACTTCAAAAGGGTCTCTTTGCTTTCTCATTCGTTATGGCCGTTGGTGTTCTAGTCGTTGCAGCAGTTGTCTTTGTTGAACAGGCACAGCGTCGTATTCCAGTGCAGTATGCAAAGCGCATGGTTGGACGTCAATCCTATGGCGGAACCAGCACCTACATACCTATTAAAGTTAACCAGGCCGGCGTAATTCCAGTTATTTTCGCTTCCTCTTTACTTTATATTCCTTCACTTATTGTTAACTTCACAAATAGCCAATCAGCATGGGCGATATGGATTAGTCGTAACTTTGTAAATGGTGACAATATTATTTATGTACTTACCTATGCAGGTCTCATCATTTTCTTTACTTACTTCTATGTTGCAATTACTTTCAACCCAGATGAGGTAGCAGATAATATGAAGAAGTACGGTGGATTTATTCCTGGAATTCGTGCAGGCCGCCCTACATCTGAGTATCTGCAGTATGTGCTCTCACGTATTACCGCCCCTGGCTCTCTATACCTTGCTTTAGTTGCCGTTATTCCAATTGGGGCACTGGTGCTCTTTGGTGCGACGCAGAACTTCCCATTCGGCGGAACGGCGATCTTAATTGTTGTTGGTGTAGGCCTTGATACTGCAAAGCAGATTGAGTCACAGTTGCAGCAGCGTTCCTATGAGGGATTCCTGAAGTAA
- the rplO gene encoding 50S ribosomal protein L15 yields the protein MTLKLHHLRPAPGAKKAKTRKGRGEASKGKTAGRGGKGTRARNQVRAGFEGGQLPLVMRLPKLRGFKNPARIEYQAVNVSTINALFPKGGDVTVADLIAKGAVRDSLPVKVLGNGDIDVKVNVTAHAFSTTAVDKIAAAGGKTTVL from the coding sequence ATGACATTAAAACTTCATCATCTTCGTCCAGCCCCAGGAGCTAAGAAAGCTAAAACTCGTAAGGGTCGCGGTGAGGCATCAAAGGGTAAGACAGCAGGTCGTGGTGGCAAAGGAACTCGTGCCCGTAATCAGGTTCGTGCAGGTTTCGAAGGCGGACAGCTACCTCTCGTAATGCGTTTACCTAAGCTTCGCGGCTTCAAGAACCCTGCTCGTATTGAGTACCAGGCAGTTAATGTCTCAACAATAAACGCGCTATTCCCTAAGGGTGGCGATGTAACTGTTGCAGATCTAATTGCTAAAGGTGCAGTTCGTGACTCTCTTCCCGTTAAGGTGTTAGGCAATGGCGATATCGATGTAAAGGTAAACGTCACGGCACATGCATTCTCAACAACTGCGGTAGATAAAATCGCAGCTGCCGGCGGAAAAACCACCGTTCTTTAA
- the rpmD gene encoding 50S ribosomal protein L30: MPRLKVTQIRSKVGNKPEQRDTLRSLGLKRINDVVVKEDRPEIRGMVYAVRHLITVEEVE; the protein is encoded by the coding sequence ATGCCACGTTTAAAAGTTACTCAGATTCGCTCGAAAGTTGGAAACAAGCCAGAGCAACGCGACACACTTCGTTCATTGGGCCTTAAGCGCATTAACGATGTTGTTGTTAAAGAAGACCGTCCAGAGATTCGCGGAATGGTCTACGCAGTTCGTCACTTGATCACAGTTGAGGAGGTTGAATAA
- the rpsE gene encoding 30S ribosomal protein S5 — protein MERVVFINRVSKVVKGGRRFSFTALVVVGDGNGQVGIGYGKSKEVPQAIAKAVEEAKKSFFTVPRIQGTVPHSVQGETAAGVVLLRPASPGTGVIAGGPVRAVLECAGITDVLTKSLGSNNAINMVHATVAALKMLESPAQIAARRGLPLEDVAPAAIIRASQITVGV, from the coding sequence ATGGAGCGCGTTGTATTTATTAACCGCGTATCTAAAGTTGTAAAGGGTGGACGTCGTTTCTCATTCACTGCTCTCGTTGTCGTCGGTGACGGCAATGGTCAGGTTGGAATTGGTTACGGAAAGTCAAAGGAAGTTCCACAAGCGATTGCAAAGGCAGTAGAAGAGGCTAAGAAATCCTTCTTTACTGTTCCACGTATTCAAGGAACTGTTCCACACTCAGTACAAGGAGAGACTGCAGCTGGCGTAGTTCTACTTCGCCCAGCTAGCCCAGGTACCGGAGTAATTGCCGGTGGACCAGTGCGTGCAGTACTTGAATGTGCAGGCATCACGGATGTATTGACTAAGTCACTTGGATCCAACAATGCAATCAATATGGTTCACGCCACTGTTGCAGCGTTAAAGATGCTTGAGAGCCCAGCGCAAATCGCTGCTCGACGTGGTCTTCCATTAGAAGATGTTGCACCAGCTGCAATTATCCGCGCTTCACAGATCACAGTAGGTGTCTAA
- the rplR gene encoding 50S ribosomal protein L18: MAIGVKVRKGSATNARARRAFRVRKKVSGTPARPRLVVSRSSRHLFVQVIDDTIGKTLAFASTMEADFRNDKADKSAKAKAVGALIATRAKTAGIDTVVFDRAGNKYHGRIAAVADGARENGLEF; the protein is encoded by the coding sequence ATGGCTATTGGAGTAAAGGTCCGCAAAGGCTCGGCAACAAATGCCCGCGCCCGTCGTGCTTTCCGAGTTCGCAAAAAGGTCTCGGGTACCCCAGCACGTCCACGTTTAGTCGTTTCACGCTCGTCACGTCACTTGTTCGTTCAAGTAATCGATGACACTATCGGCAAGACACTTGCCTTCGCCTCAACGATGGAGGCAGATTTCCGTAACGATAAAGCTGACAAGAGCGCTAAGGCGAAGGCGGTAGGTGCATTAATTGCAACACGCGCTAAGACTGCCGGAATCGATACTGTCGTTTTTGATCGCGCCGGTAATAAGTATCACGGACGCATTGCAGCAGTTGCTGATGGTGCACGAGAGAATGGATTGGAGTTCTAA
- the rplF gene encoding 50S ribosomal protein L6, which produces MSRIGRMPIAVPSGVEITIAGQNVSVKGPKGSLSLNVAEPIQVSQTEGVITVARPNEERLTRSLHGLSRTLVANMVEGVTNGYATTIEIVGVGYRVAEKGANLEFQLGYSHNIDFPAPSGITFKVESPTKFQIIGIDKQKVGEVAAKVKKLRKADPYKGKGLRISGEVVRRKQGKTGKK; this is translated from the coding sequence ATGTCCCGTATCGGTCGTATGCCAATCGCCGTCCCAAGTGGCGTCGAAATTACAATTGCTGGCCAGAACGTTTCAGTAAAGGGTCCTAAGGGATCTCTCTCGCTCAACGTTGCCGAGCCAATTCAAGTGTCACAAACAGAGGGCGTCATCACCGTTGCTCGTCCAAATGAAGAGCGCTTAACTCGCTCGCTTCACGGCCTTTCTCGCACATTAGTTGCGAACATGGTTGAGGGAGTTACAAATGGATATGCAACCACAATTGAAATCGTAGGCGTTGGTTATCGTGTCGCTGAAAAGGGTGCAAACCTTGAGTTCCAACTTGGATATAGCCACAACATTGATTTCCCAGCACCTTCTGGAATCACCTTCAAAGTTGAGTCGCCAACTAAGTTCCAAATCATTGGAATTGATAAGCAAAAAGTTGGAGAAGTTGCTGCCAAGGTAAAGAAGCTTCGTAAGGCCGATCCATATAAGGGCAAGGGCTTACGCATCTCAGGTGAAGTTGTTCGCCGCAAGCAAGGAAAGACGGGTAAGAAGTAA
- the rpsH gene encoding 30S ribosomal protein S8: MTMTDPIADMLTRLRNANSAYHDSVSMPSSSVKVRIAAILQQEGYIAAYRVDEAEDGVVKNLVLDLKFGANRERSIAGLRRVSKPGLRVYAKSTALPKVLGGLGVAIISTSSGLLTDKQANKQGVGGEVLAYVW, from the coding sequence ATGACAATGACAGATCCGATCGCAGACATGCTGACTCGTCTGCGCAATGCGAACTCTGCCTACCATGATTCGGTTTCAATGCCGTCTTCATCGGTCAAGGTTCGAATTGCAGCGATCCTTCAACAAGAGGGATACATCGCTGCATATCGCGTTGATGAAGCAGAAGATGGAGTAGTTAAGAACCTAGTTCTTGATCTTAAGTTTGGCGCAAACCGAGAGCGTTCAATCGCTGGTTTACGCCGTGTAAGCAAGCCAGGACTTCGCGTGTACGCAAAGTCAACAGCTCTACCAAAAGTACTTGGTGGATTAGGCGTTGCAATCATTTCAACCTCATCTGGATTGCTTACTGATAAGCAAGCCAATAAACAGGGCGTAGGCGGAGAAGTTCTCGCCTATGTGTGGTGA
- a CDS encoding type Z 30S ribosomal protein S14, with translation MAKTSLVVKAARKPKFKVRGYTRCSRCGRPHAVYQKFGICRVCFREMAHRGELPGITKASW, from the coding sequence ATGGCAAAAACATCACTGGTCGTCAAAGCAGCTCGCAAACCTAAGTTCAAGGTTCGCGGCTATACCCGATGCAGCCGATGTGGTCGTCCACACGCTGTGTACCAAAAGTTTGGAATTTGTCGCGTGTGCTTCCGTGAAATGGCGCACCGTGGTGAACTTCCTGGCATCACGAAAGCATCCTGGTAA
- the rplE gene encoding 50S ribosomal protein L5 has translation MSTDLDVRLKSKYKSAIAPALKTQFGYKNVMQIPNLTKIVVNMGVGDAARDSKLIEGAIRDLATITGQKPQVTKSRKSIAQFKLREGQPIGAHVTIRGDRMWEFADRLLSISLPRIRDFRGLSPKQFDGKGNYTFGLTEQVVFPEIEQDKIDRPRGMDITFVTTAKNDAEGHALLKALGFPFREA, from the coding sequence ATGTCTACAGATTTAGATGTACGTCTTAAGAGCAAATACAAGAGCGCAATCGCTCCTGCACTAAAAACTCAATTCGGTTACAAGAACGTGATGCAGATTCCAAATCTGACCAAGATTGTGGTCAACATGGGCGTTGGCGATGCAGCTCGTGATTCAAAACTTATTGAAGGTGCAATCCGCGACTTAGCAACTATCACTGGACAAAAGCCACAAGTTACTAAGTCTCGCAAATCAATTGCACAGTTCAAACTTCGTGAGGGTCAGCCAATTGGCGCACACGTAACAATTCGTGGAGACCGCATGTGGGAGTTTGCAGATCGCTTGCTCTCTATCTCACTTCCACGTATCCGTGACTTCCGCGGTCTATCTCCAAAGCAGTTTGATGGAAAAGGAAACTACACATTCGGTCTCACCGAGCAGGTTGTGTTCCCAGAGATCGAACAGGACAAAATCGATCGTCCACGTGGAATGGATATCACCTTCGTTACTACAGCAAAGAATGATGCAGAAGGCCACGCGCTATTAAAAGCCCTTGGTTTTCCATTTAGGGAGGCATAA
- the rplX gene encoding 50S ribosomal protein L24 — protein sequence MAKIKKNDTVLVIAGKDKGITGKVLSVDGERILIEGVNRQKRHTKESTGDRGVKVGGIVTMEAAIHISNVMVADSDGKASRIGSRKDDEGKNVRISRRTGKDI from the coding sequence ATGGCAAAGATTAAGAAGAATGACACTGTTTTGGTTATCGCCGGAAAAGATAAAGGCATTACTGGAAAAGTTCTTTCCGTGGATGGGGAGCGAATCCTCATCGAAGGTGTGAATCGCCAAAAGCGCCACACTAAAGAGTCAACTGGAGATCGCGGCGTTAAAGTCGGCGGAATCGTCACGATGGAGGCTGCAATTCACATTTCAAATGTCATGGTCGCAGATTCTGATGGCAAGGCATCACGCATTGGCTCTCGTAAAGATGACGAGGGCAAGAATGTTCGAATCTCACGTCGCACCGGAAAGGACATCTAA
- the rplN gene encoding 50S ribosomal protein L14 — MIQQESRLRVADNTGAKELLCIRVLGGSKRRYAGIGDIIVCSVKDAIPGGQVKKGEVVKAVIVRTVKERRRPDGSYIKFDENAAVILKADGEPRGTRIFGPVARELRDKKFMKIISLAPEVL, encoded by the coding sequence ATGATTCAACAAGAGTCGCGCCTACGCGTTGCGGATAACACTGGAGCTAAAGAGCTTCTCTGTATCCGTGTGCTCGGTGGATCCAAGCGCCGTTATGCCGGTATCGGAGACATCATCGTATGTTCCGTCAAGGATGCAATCCCTGGTGGACAAGTAAAGAAGGGTGAGGTCGTTAAGGCCGTCATCGTTCGCACAGTCAAAGAGCGTCGTCGTCCAGATGGCTCTTACATTAAATTTGATGAGAATGCCGCTGTGATCTTGAAAGCCGATGGCGAACCACGTGGAACCCGTATCTTCGGACCAGTTGCACGCGAACTTCGCGATAAAAAGTTTATGAAGATCATCTCGCTAGCTCCGGAGGTGCTATAA
- the rpsQ gene encoding 30S ribosomal protein S17 codes for METANEDRGFRKVREGVVVSDKMDKTITVEVSNRVKHGMYSKVLSRSHKLKAHDEANTAGMGDRVLIMETRPLSATKRWRLVEILEKAK; via the coding sequence ATGGAAACAGCTAATGAAGATCGCGGATTCCGCAAGGTTCGTGAAGGCGTAGTCGTGAGTGACAAGATGGATAAAACCATCACTGTCGAGGTATCAAATCGTGTAAAGCACGGTATGTACTCAAAGGTTCTCTCACGCTCACATAAGTTAAAGGCACATGACGAGGCAAATACTGCCGGCATGGGCGATCGTGTACTCATCATGGAAACTCGACCACTCTCAGCGACAAAGCGCTGGCGTTTAGTTGAGATTCTCGAGAAGGCCAAGTAA
- the rpmC gene encoding 50S ribosomal protein L29, whose product MATTTTTEELRQLSAEELTDKVREMKEELFNLRFQAATGQLESHGRLGAVRKEIARVYTIMRERELGIGGAA is encoded by the coding sequence GTGGCTACTACAACTACAACTGAAGAGTTGCGCCAATTATCGGCCGAGGAGTTAACTGACAAAGTGCGCGAAATGAAGGAAGAGTTATTTAATCTTCGTTTTCAAGCTGCAACCGGTCAACTTGAAAGCCATGGCCGTTTAGGTGCGGTACGTAAAGAGATTGCACGCGTCTACACAATTATGCGCGAGCGCGAACTAGGAATCGGGGGAGCTGCCTAA
- the rplP gene encoding 50S ribosomal protein L16 codes for MLIPRRVKHRKQHHPSRSGATKGGSAVAFGDFGIQALEPAYVTNRQIEAARIAMTRYIKRGGKVWINIYPDRPITKKPAETRMGSGKGSPEWWIANVKPGRVMFEISGVTEAVANEAMRLAIHKLPMKCRVVKREEA; via the coding sequence ATGTTAATTCCACGTCGCGTTAAGCACCGCAAGCAGCACCACCCTTCACGTAGTGGTGCAACAAAGGGCGGAAGCGCAGTTGCTTTCGGTGATTTTGGTATTCAAGCTTTAGAGCCTGCATACGTAACTAACCGTCAGATTGAAGCCGCTCGTATCGCAATGACTCGTTACATCAAACGTGGTGGAAAGGTTTGGATCAATATTTATCCAGATCGTCCAATCACTAAGAAGCCAGCTGAAACTCGCATGGGTTCAGGTAAGGGTTCACCGGAGTGGTGGATTGCAAACGTAAAGCCCGGTCGCGTGATGTTTGAAATCTCAGGCGTAACTGAAGCTGTCGCTAATGAAGCGATGCGTCTTGCAATACATAAACTTCCAATGAAATGTCGTGTTGTGAAGCGTGAGGAGGCATAA
- the rpsC gene encoding 30S ribosomal protein S3 codes for MGQKVNPHGFRLGITTEFKSRWYADKLYKDYVKEDVEIRRMMQKGMERAGVSRIEIERTRDRVRIDLHTARPGIVIGRRGQEADILRQRLEKLTGKQVQLNILEVKNPEIDAQLVAQGIAEQLAARVSFRRAMKKSMQSAMKAGAQGIRVQCGGRLGGAEMSRSEFYREGRVPLHTLRADIDYGFYEAATTFGRLGVKVWIYKGEIIGSRAERAATALAEARAPKPERRGPRPPRPARGEVTITKPAAVVEGAN; via the coding sequence ATGGGTCAAAAAGTAAACCCACACGGCTTCCGTCTCGGCATTACAACTGAATTTAAGTCACGTTGGTATGCAGACAAGTTGTACAAGGATTACGTCAAGGAAGATGTCGAAATCCGTCGCATGATGCAGAAGGGTATGGAGCGCGCTGGCGTATCTCGAATTGAAATCGAGCGCACACGCGATCGTGTCCGTATCGATCTACATACTGCTCGTCCAGGAATTGTTATTGGTCGTCGTGGCCAAGAGGCAGATATCTTGCGCCAGCGTCTTGAGAAGTTAACTGGCAAGCAAGTTCAGTTAAACATTCTTGAAGTGAAGAACCCAGAGATTGATGCACAACTTGTTGCACAGGGAATTGCCGAGCAGTTAGCTGCCCGTGTTTCATTCCGTCGCGCAATGAAGAAGTCAATGCAATCTGCGATGAAGGCAGGCGCACAGGGCATTCGTGTTCAGTGTGGTGGTCGTCTTGGTGGGGCCGAAATGTCTCGCTCAGAGTTCTACCGCGAAGGTCGCGTCCCACTGCACACACTTCGTGCCGATATCGATTACGGCTTCTACGAAGCGGCTACTACTTTCGGTCGCTTAGGTGTAAAGGTCTGGATCTATAAGGGTGAGATTATTGGTTCACGTGCAGAGCGTGCAGCAACAGCGTTAGCTGAAGCTCGCGCACCAAAGCCAGAGCGACGCGGACCACGTCCTCCACGTCCAGCGCGTGGTGAGGTAACTATTACCAAGCCAGCGGCTGTAGTCGAAGGAGCTAACTAA
- the rplV gene encoding 50S ribosomal protein L22 — protein MPNTTPELESTQAPLIARAVLRDIRHTPQKARRIVDLIRGQRADQALSILKFAPQAAGSDVYTLLNSAVANAKAKNPAIRDASELWVVEALVDEGRTMKRFRPRAQGRGFRILKRSSHISVAVSDMKIASKTLNKKGATK, from the coding sequence GTGCCTAATACAACGCCGGAACTAGAGAGTACTCAGGCTCCATTAATTGCTCGCGCAGTTTTGCGCGACATTCGCCACACACCACAAAAGGCTCGACGTATCGTCGATCTCATTCGTGGACAACGTGCCGATCAAGCACTTTCGATTTTAAAGTTTGCTCCACAAGCTGCAGGTAGCGATGTGTACACACTTCTTAACAGTGCCGTTGCAAATGCAAAGGCGAAAAACCCAGCGATCCGTGATGCTTCAGAGCTATGGGTAGTTGAAGCTCTCGTTGACGAGGGCCGAACAATGAAACGCTTTCGTCCACGTGCTCAAGGTCGCGGATTCCGTATCTTGAAGCGTTCATCACACATCTCAGTTGCAGTAAGCGACATGAAAATCGCTTCTAAAACTCTGAACAAGAAGGGAGCGACCAAGTAA